A stretch of the Bombyx mori chromosome 12, ASM3026992v2 genome encodes the following:
- the LOC101744274 gene encoding disks large 1 tumor suppressor protein isoform X13, with protein sequence MTERRKKKSHNGFLRKVSSLFNLDTAHVASSEMKQLQVNGIEGGANERTQGEDGYIYLSVALSRAGGAGLGFSIAGGSDNPHVADDPHIYVTKLIPGGAAAASQLLINDAILQVNDVNVENVTHAEAVDALKKAGSTVRLKVRRRAIEDTLNVSQVSNKEESVEIELIKGGSGLGFSIAGGLGNQHIPGDNGIYVTKIMAGGAAHQDGRLRVGDKLLMVKNTSNGDVNLDNVTHEDAVAALKATGERVLLVLVPGPRHGQPSPRTSRANTPSSAANSLRREDATDGGEEVRVVELEKGPSGLGFNIVGGEDGHGIYVSFLLAGGPAERSGALRRGDRLLAVNDLDISHATHEQAAKALKSTGQIVKLTVVYRPQEYNKFEARINELKQHHTLLRTSQKRSLYVRALFDYDPIRDDGLPSRGLPFRYGDILHVTNASDDEWWQARLGQDKVDTDAIGIIPSKRRWERKQRARDRQVKFQGQGTPVSTSQSTLERKKKTLSFSRKFPFMKSREDGKSEDGSDQEPFMLCYTQEDANADGEILYRVELPMMEEITLIYLEDESQDETVLSYETVQQLTIAYTRPVIILGPLKDRINDDLISEFPDKFGSCVPHTTRPRRDYEVDGRDYHFVASREQMERDIQNHLFIEAGQYNDNLYGTSVASVREVAEKGKHCILDVSGNAIKRLQVAQLFPIAIFIKPKSVESIMEMNKRMTEEQAKKTYERALKMEQEFAEYFTAVVTGDTPEEIYSKVKAVIAAESGPSVWVPRREPL encoded by the exons ATGACAGAGAGAAGGAAGAAAAAGTCTCATAATGGATTTCTTCGGAAAGTCTCTTCACTATTTAATCTTGATACG GCTCACGTCGCATCATCTGAAATGAAGCAG TTACAGGTTAATGGCATAGAAGGTGGAGCAAATGAAAGAACACAGGGTGAGGATGGCTACATTTACCTCTCGGTGGCACTGTCTCGAGCTGGTGGTGCTGGCTTGGGCTTCAGCATTGCAGGAGGGTCTGACAATCCCCATGTGGCAGATGACCCTCATATCTATGTCACAAAGCTCATACCTGGTGGTGCTGCTGCAGCCAGTCAGTTACTGATTAATGATGCTATTTTACag GTGAATGATGTGAATGTAGAAAATGTGACACATGCTGAAGCGGTTGATGCACTGAAAAAGGCTGGTAGTACTGTGAGATTg AAAGTGCGACGTCGAGCTATAGAAGATACCCTAAACGTGTCACAAGTGTCAAACAAAGAGGAATCTGTGGAAATAGAACTTATAAAAGGTGGCTCTGGCTTGGGCTTCAGTATAGCAGGCGGACTCGGTAACCAACACATACCCGGTGAcaacggcatttacgttaccAAAATCATGGCCGGCGGCGCTGCGCATCAAGATGGACGTTTAAGAGTTGGTGATAAATTGCTTATGGTCAAAAACACTTCT aacGGAGATGTCAATTTGGATAACGTGACACACGAGGATGCCGTGGCCGCTCTAAAGGCAACAGGAGAACGCGTGTTGCTAGTTTTGGTACCAGGGCCGAGACACGGACAACCCTCGCCGCGCACTTCTCGAGCTAACACAC cgtCGAGCGCAGCAAATTCTCTCCGACGCGAAGACGCAACGGACGGCGGCGAGGAGGTACGCGTGGTGGAGCTGGAGAAAGGTCCCTCGGGCCTGGGGTTCAACATCGTCGGTGGCGAAGACGGGCACGGCATCTACGTTTCTTTCCTGTTGGCCGGCGGACCTGCGGAGAGGTCCGGCGCTCTACGGAGAGGAGACCGTCTGCTCGCAGTCAACGATCTTGACATATCGCACGCCACACACGAACAGGCCGCCAAAGCCCTGAAG aGCACGGGTCAAATTGTTAAATTGACTGTTGTGTATCGTCCACAAGAATACAATAAGTTTGAAGCACGAATCAATGAATTGAAACAACATCATACGCTATTACGGACATCTCAAAAACGATCCTTGTATGTAAG AGCATTATTTGACTACGACCCCATTCGAGACGATGGTCTACCTTCGAGAGGATTGCCGTTTCGATATGGCGATATATTGCATGTTACAAATGCGTCCGATGACGAATGGTGGCAAGCCAG GCTGGGTCAGGATAAAGTGGACACCGATGCTATCGGTATAATTCCTTCGAAACGTCGATGGGAAAGAAAACAGCGGGCACGCGATCGACAAGTTAAATTCCAGGGACAGGGTACACCGGTCAGTACG AGCCAATCCACTCTggaaaggaaaaagaaaactttATCTTTCAGTAGAAAATTCCCATTCATGAAGAGTCGAGAAGACGGCAAATCTGAAGATGGTTCCGATCAAGAAC CTTTCATGCTTTGTTACACGCAGGAGGACGCTAACGCTGACG GAGAAATCTTGTATCGAGTGGAACTTCCCATGATGGAGGAGATAACGCTCATATATCTCGAGGACGAGA GTCAAGACGAGACGGTGTTGTCTTACGAAACAGTTCAGCAATTGACGATCGCGTACACTCGGCCCGTGATAATATTGGGCCCATTGAAAGATAGAATAAACGACGACCTCATTTCCGAGTTCCCTGACAAGTTTGGAAGCTGCGTGCCTC ATACGACACGGCCAAGACGCGACTACGAGGTGGACGGGCGGGACTACCACTTCGTGGCCAGCCGCGAGCAGATGGAGCGCGACATACAGAATCACCTGTTCATCGAGGCCGGCCAGTACAACGACAATCTGTACGGAACGTCCGTGGCATCCGTGCGAGAAGTCGCCGAGAAG GGCAAGCATTGCATTTTGGACGTCAGCGGTAACGCAATCAAGAGATTGCAAGTAGCACAACTATTCCCTATTGCCATATTTATCAAACCAAAGAGTGTAGAGTCTATAat GGAAATGAACAAGAGAATGACAGAAGAACAAGCGAAGAAAACTTATGAACGTGCCCTTAAAATGGAGCAAGAATTCGCTGAATATTTTACTg CCGTGGTGACGGGCGACACGCCGGAAGAGATATACTCGAAGGTGAAGGCGGTGATCGCGGCGGAGAGCGGCCCGTCCGTGTGGGTGCCGCGCCGCGAGCCCCTGTGA
- the LOC101744274 gene encoding disks large 1 tumor suppressor protein isoform X1, whose protein sequence is MPVRKQEAHRALELLEDYHSKLIKPQDRQLRLAIERVIRIFKSRLFQALLDIQEFYELTLLDDTKSVQQKTAETIRIANKWELDSNRREISTDEIEYRSVSNAFLHDNNKKSESRNETPDSGKVRSVVSPSDEVEEKKAHVASSEMKQNEIKLQVNGIEGGANERTQGEDGYIYLSVALSRAGGAGLGFSIAGGSDNPHVADDPHIYVTKLIPGGAAAASQLLINDAILQVNDVNVENVTHAEAVDALKKAGSTVRLKVRRRAIEDTLNVSQVSNKEESVEIELIKGGSGLGFSIAGGLGNQHIPGDNGIYVTKIMAGGAAHQDGRLRVGDKLLMVKNTSNGDVNLDNVTHEDAVAALKATGERVLLVLVPGPRHGQPSPRTSRANTPSSAANSLRREDATDGGEEVRVVELEKGPSGLGFNIVGGEDGHGIYVSFLLAGGPAERSGALRRGDRLLAVNDLDISHATHEQAAKALKSTGQIVKLTVVYRPQEYNKFEARINELKQHHTLLRTSQKRSLYVRALFDYDPIRDDGLPSRGLPFRYGDILHVTNASDDEWWQARRLGQDKVDTDAIGIIPSKRRWERKQRARDRQVKFQGQGTPVSTSQSTLERKKKTLSFSRKFPFMKSREDGKSEDGSDQEPFMLCYTQEDANADGEILYRVELPMMEEITLIYLEDESQDETVLSYETVQQLTIAYTRPVIILGPLKDRINDDLISEFPDKFGSCVPHTTRPRRDYEVDGRDYHFVASREQMERDIQNHLFIEAGQYNDNLYGTSVASVREVAEKGKHCILDVSGNAIKRLQVAQLFPIAIFIKPKSVESIMEMNKRMTEEQAKKTYERALKMEQEFAEYFTAVVTGDTPEEIYSKVKAVIAAESGPSVWVPRREPL, encoded by the exons ATATCCAAGAGTTCTATGAGCTCACTCTCCTCGATGATACGAAGTCAGTACAACAGAAAACTGCAGAAACAATCCGTATCGCTAACAAGTGGGAATTGGACAGCAACAGACGAGAG ATATCAACGGATGAAATTGAATATAGATCGGTATCAAATGCATTTCTACACGACAACAATAAGAAGTCTGAATCACGTAATGAGACACCAGACTCGGGTAAG GTGCGTTCTGTCGTATCACCAAGTGATGAAGTTGAAGAAAAGAAA GCTCACGTCGCATCATCTGAAATGAAGCAG AATGAAATAAAGTTACAGGTTAATGGCATAGAAGGTGGAGCAAATGAAAGAACACAGGGTGAGGATGGCTACATTTACCTCTCGGTGGCACTGTCTCGAGCTGGTGGTGCTGGCTTGGGCTTCAGCATTGCAGGAGGGTCTGACAATCCCCATGTGGCAGATGACCCTCATATCTATGTCACAAAGCTCATACCTGGTGGTGCTGCTGCAGCCAGTCAGTTACTGATTAATGATGCTATTTTACag GTGAATGATGTGAATGTAGAAAATGTGACACATGCTGAAGCGGTTGATGCACTGAAAAAGGCTGGTAGTACTGTGAGATTg AAAGTGCGACGTCGAGCTATAGAAGATACCCTAAACGTGTCACAAGTGTCAAACAAAGAGGAATCTGTGGAAATAGAACTTATAAAAGGTGGCTCTGGCTTGGGCTTCAGTATAGCAGGCGGACTCGGTAACCAACACATACCCGGTGAcaacggcatttacgttaccAAAATCATGGCCGGCGGCGCTGCGCATCAAGATGGACGTTTAAGAGTTGGTGATAAATTGCTTATGGTCAAAAACACTTCT aacGGAGATGTCAATTTGGATAACGTGACACACGAGGATGCCGTGGCCGCTCTAAAGGCAACAGGAGAACGCGTGTTGCTAGTTTTGGTACCAGGGCCGAGACACGGACAACCCTCGCCGCGCACTTCTCGAGCTAACACAC cgtCGAGCGCAGCAAATTCTCTCCGACGCGAAGACGCAACGGACGGCGGCGAGGAGGTACGCGTGGTGGAGCTGGAGAAAGGTCCCTCGGGCCTGGGGTTCAACATCGTCGGTGGCGAAGACGGGCACGGCATCTACGTTTCTTTCCTGTTGGCCGGCGGACCTGCGGAGAGGTCCGGCGCTCTACGGAGAGGAGACCGTCTGCTCGCAGTCAACGATCTTGACATATCGCACGCCACACACGAACAGGCCGCCAAAGCCCTGAAG aGCACGGGTCAAATTGTTAAATTGACTGTTGTGTATCGTCCACAAGAATACAATAAGTTTGAAGCACGAATCAATGAATTGAAACAACATCATACGCTATTACGGACATCTCAAAAACGATCCTTGTATGTAAG AGCATTATTTGACTACGACCCCATTCGAGACGATGGTCTACCTTCGAGAGGATTGCCGTTTCGATATGGCGATATATTGCATGTTACAAATGCGTCCGATGACGAATGGTGGCAAGCCAG AAGGCTGGGTCAGGATAAAGTGGACACCGATGCTATCGGTATAATTCCTTCGAAACGTCGATGGGAAAGAAAACAGCGGGCACGCGATCGACAAGTTAAATTCCAGGGACAGGGTACACCGGTCAGTACG AGCCAATCCACTCTggaaaggaaaaagaaaactttATCTTTCAGTAGAAAATTCCCATTCATGAAGAGTCGAGAAGACGGCAAATCTGAAGATGGTTCCGATCAAGAAC CTTTCATGCTTTGTTACACGCAGGAGGACGCTAACGCTGACG GAGAAATCTTGTATCGAGTGGAACTTCCCATGATGGAGGAGATAACGCTCATATATCTCGAGGACGAGA GTCAAGACGAGACGGTGTTGTCTTACGAAACAGTTCAGCAATTGACGATCGCGTACACTCGGCCCGTGATAATATTGGGCCCATTGAAAGATAGAATAAACGACGACCTCATTTCCGAGTTCCCTGACAAGTTTGGAAGCTGCGTGCCTC ATACGACACGGCCAAGACGCGACTACGAGGTGGACGGGCGGGACTACCACTTCGTGGCCAGCCGCGAGCAGATGGAGCGCGACATACAGAATCACCTGTTCATCGAGGCCGGCCAGTACAACGACAATCTGTACGGAACGTCCGTGGCATCCGTGCGAGAAGTCGCCGAGAAG GGCAAGCATTGCATTTTGGACGTCAGCGGTAACGCAATCAAGAGATTGCAAGTAGCACAACTATTCCCTATTGCCATATTTATCAAACCAAAGAGTGTAGAGTCTATAat GGAAATGAACAAGAGAATGACAGAAGAACAAGCGAAGAAAACTTATGAACGTGCCCTTAAAATGGAGCAAGAATTCGCTGAATATTTTACTg CCGTGGTGACGGGCGACACGCCGGAAGAGATATACTCGAAGGTGAAGGCGGTGATCGCGGCGGAGAGCGGCCCGTCCGTGTGGGTGCCGCGCCGCGAGCCCCTGTGA
- the LOC101744274 gene encoding disks large 1 tumor suppressor protein isoform X7 — protein sequence MPVRKQEAHRALELLEDYHSKLIKPQDRQLRLAIERVIRIFKSRLFQALLDIQEFYELTLLDDTKSVQQKTAETIRIANKWELDSNRREISTDEIEYRSVSNAFLHDNNKKSESRNETPDSGKVRSVVSPSDEVEEKKAHVASSEMKQNEIKLQVNGIEGGANERTQGEDGYIYLSVALSRAGGAGLGFSIAGGSDNPHVADDPHIYVTKLIPGGAAAASQLLINDAILQVNDVNVENVTHAEAVDALKKAGSTVRLKVRRRAIEDTLNVSQVSNKEESVEIELIKGGSGLGFSIAGGLGNQHIPGDNGIYVTKIMAGGAAHQDGRLRVGDKLLMVKNTSNGDVNLDNVTHEDAVAALKATGERVLLVLVPGPRHGQPSPRTSRANTPSSAANSLRREDATDGGEEVRVVELEKGPSGLGFNIVGGEDGHGIYVSFLLAGGPAERSGALRRGDRLLAVNDLDISHATHEQAAKALKSTGQIVKLTVVYRPQEYNKFEARINELKQHHTLLRTSQKRSLYVRALFDYDPIRDDGLPSRGLPFRYGDILHVTNASDDEWWQARLGQDKVDTDAIGIIPSKRRWERKQRARDRQVKFQGQGTPVSTSQSTLERKKKTLSFSRKFPFMKSREDGKSEDGSDQEPFMLCYTQEDANADGQDETVLSYETVQQLTIAYTRPVIILGPLKDRINDDLISEFPDKFGSCVPHTTRPRRDYEVDGRDYHFVASREQMERDIQNHLFIEAGQYNDNLYGTSVASVREVAEKGKHCILDVSGNAIKRLQVAQLFPIAIFIKPKSVESIMEMNKRMTEEQAKKTYERALKMEQEFAEYFTAVVTGDTPEEIYSKVKAVIAAESGPSVWVPRREPL from the exons ATATCCAAGAGTTCTATGAGCTCACTCTCCTCGATGATACGAAGTCAGTACAACAGAAAACTGCAGAAACAATCCGTATCGCTAACAAGTGGGAATTGGACAGCAACAGACGAGAG ATATCAACGGATGAAATTGAATATAGATCGGTATCAAATGCATTTCTACACGACAACAATAAGAAGTCTGAATCACGTAATGAGACACCAGACTCGGGTAAG GTGCGTTCTGTCGTATCACCAAGTGATGAAGTTGAAGAAAAGAAA GCTCACGTCGCATCATCTGAAATGAAGCAG AATGAAATAAAGTTACAGGTTAATGGCATAGAAGGTGGAGCAAATGAAAGAACACAGGGTGAGGATGGCTACATTTACCTCTCGGTGGCACTGTCTCGAGCTGGTGGTGCTGGCTTGGGCTTCAGCATTGCAGGAGGGTCTGACAATCCCCATGTGGCAGATGACCCTCATATCTATGTCACAAAGCTCATACCTGGTGGTGCTGCTGCAGCCAGTCAGTTACTGATTAATGATGCTATTTTACag GTGAATGATGTGAATGTAGAAAATGTGACACATGCTGAAGCGGTTGATGCACTGAAAAAGGCTGGTAGTACTGTGAGATTg AAAGTGCGACGTCGAGCTATAGAAGATACCCTAAACGTGTCACAAGTGTCAAACAAAGAGGAATCTGTGGAAATAGAACTTATAAAAGGTGGCTCTGGCTTGGGCTTCAGTATAGCAGGCGGACTCGGTAACCAACACATACCCGGTGAcaacggcatttacgttaccAAAATCATGGCCGGCGGCGCTGCGCATCAAGATGGACGTTTAAGAGTTGGTGATAAATTGCTTATGGTCAAAAACACTTCT aacGGAGATGTCAATTTGGATAACGTGACACACGAGGATGCCGTGGCCGCTCTAAAGGCAACAGGAGAACGCGTGTTGCTAGTTTTGGTACCAGGGCCGAGACACGGACAACCCTCGCCGCGCACTTCTCGAGCTAACACAC cgtCGAGCGCAGCAAATTCTCTCCGACGCGAAGACGCAACGGACGGCGGCGAGGAGGTACGCGTGGTGGAGCTGGAGAAAGGTCCCTCGGGCCTGGGGTTCAACATCGTCGGTGGCGAAGACGGGCACGGCATCTACGTTTCTTTCCTGTTGGCCGGCGGACCTGCGGAGAGGTCCGGCGCTCTACGGAGAGGAGACCGTCTGCTCGCAGTCAACGATCTTGACATATCGCACGCCACACACGAACAGGCCGCCAAAGCCCTGAAG aGCACGGGTCAAATTGTTAAATTGACTGTTGTGTATCGTCCACAAGAATACAATAAGTTTGAAGCACGAATCAATGAATTGAAACAACATCATACGCTATTACGGACATCTCAAAAACGATCCTTGTATGTAAG AGCATTATTTGACTACGACCCCATTCGAGACGATGGTCTACCTTCGAGAGGATTGCCGTTTCGATATGGCGATATATTGCATGTTACAAATGCGTCCGATGACGAATGGTGGCAAGCCAG GCTGGGTCAGGATAAAGTGGACACCGATGCTATCGGTATAATTCCTTCGAAACGTCGATGGGAAAGAAAACAGCGGGCACGCGATCGACAAGTTAAATTCCAGGGACAGGGTACACCGGTCAGTACG AGCCAATCCACTCTggaaaggaaaaagaaaactttATCTTTCAGTAGAAAATTCCCATTCATGAAGAGTCGAGAAGACGGCAAATCTGAAGATGGTTCCGATCAAGAAC CTTTCATGCTTTGTTACACGCAGGAGGACGCTAACGCTGACG GTCAAGACGAGACGGTGTTGTCTTACGAAACAGTTCAGCAATTGACGATCGCGTACACTCGGCCCGTGATAATATTGGGCCCATTGAAAGATAGAATAAACGACGACCTCATTTCCGAGTTCCCTGACAAGTTTGGAAGCTGCGTGCCTC ATACGACACGGCCAAGACGCGACTACGAGGTGGACGGGCGGGACTACCACTTCGTGGCCAGCCGCGAGCAGATGGAGCGCGACATACAGAATCACCTGTTCATCGAGGCCGGCCAGTACAACGACAATCTGTACGGAACGTCCGTGGCATCCGTGCGAGAAGTCGCCGAGAAG GGCAAGCATTGCATTTTGGACGTCAGCGGTAACGCAATCAAGAGATTGCAAGTAGCACAACTATTCCCTATTGCCATATTTATCAAACCAAAGAGTGTAGAGTCTATAat GGAAATGAACAAGAGAATGACAGAAGAACAAGCGAAGAAAACTTATGAACGTGCCCTTAAAATGGAGCAAGAATTCGCTGAATATTTTACTg CCGTGGTGACGGGCGACACGCCGGAAGAGATATACTCGAAGGTGAAGGCGGTGATCGCGGCGGAGAGCGGCCCGTCCGTGTGGGTGCCGCGCCGCGAGCCCCTGTGA
- the LOC101744274 gene encoding disks large 1 tumor suppressor protein isoform X19 has product MTERRKKKSHNGFLRKVSSLFNLDTAHVASSEMKQLQVNGIEGGANERTQGEDGYIYLSVALSRAGGAGLGFSIAGGSDNPHVADDPHIYVTKLIPGGAAAASQLLINDAILQVNDVNVENVTHAEAVDALKKAGSTVRLKVRRRAIEDTLNVSQVSNKEESVEIELIKGGSGLGFSIAGGLGNQHIPGDNGIYVTKIMAGGAAHQDGRLRVGDKLLMVKNTSNGDVNLDNVTHEDAVAALKATGERVLLVLVPGPRHGQPSPRTSRANTPSSAANSLRREDATDGGEEVRVVELEKGPSGLGFNIVGGEDGHGIYVSFLLAGGPAERSGALRRGDRLLAVNDLDISHATHEQAAKALKSTGQIVKLTVVYRPQEYNKFEARINELKQHHTLLRTSQKRSLYVRALFDYDPIRDDGLPSRGLPFRYGDILHVTNASDDEWWQARLGQDKVDTDAIGIIPSKRRWERKQRARDRQVKFQGQGTPVSTSQSTLERKKKTLSFSRKFPFMKSREDGKSEDGSDQEPFMLCYTQEDANADGQDETVLSYETVQQLTIAYTRPVIILGPLKDRINDDLISEFPDKFGSCVPHTTRPRRDYEVDGRDYHFVASREQMERDIQNHLFIEAGQYNDNLYGTSVASVREVAEKGKHCILDVSGNAIKRLQVAQLFPIAIFIKPKSVESIMEMNKRMTEEQAKKTYERALKMEQEFAEYFTAVVTGDTPEEIYSKVKAVIAAESGPSVWVPRREPL; this is encoded by the exons ATGACAGAGAGAAGGAAGAAAAAGTCTCATAATGGATTTCTTCGGAAAGTCTCTTCACTATTTAATCTTGATACG GCTCACGTCGCATCATCTGAAATGAAGCAG TTACAGGTTAATGGCATAGAAGGTGGAGCAAATGAAAGAACACAGGGTGAGGATGGCTACATTTACCTCTCGGTGGCACTGTCTCGAGCTGGTGGTGCTGGCTTGGGCTTCAGCATTGCAGGAGGGTCTGACAATCCCCATGTGGCAGATGACCCTCATATCTATGTCACAAAGCTCATACCTGGTGGTGCTGCTGCAGCCAGTCAGTTACTGATTAATGATGCTATTTTACag GTGAATGATGTGAATGTAGAAAATGTGACACATGCTGAAGCGGTTGATGCACTGAAAAAGGCTGGTAGTACTGTGAGATTg AAAGTGCGACGTCGAGCTATAGAAGATACCCTAAACGTGTCACAAGTGTCAAACAAAGAGGAATCTGTGGAAATAGAACTTATAAAAGGTGGCTCTGGCTTGGGCTTCAGTATAGCAGGCGGACTCGGTAACCAACACATACCCGGTGAcaacggcatttacgttaccAAAATCATGGCCGGCGGCGCTGCGCATCAAGATGGACGTTTAAGAGTTGGTGATAAATTGCTTATGGTCAAAAACACTTCT aacGGAGATGTCAATTTGGATAACGTGACACACGAGGATGCCGTGGCCGCTCTAAAGGCAACAGGAGAACGCGTGTTGCTAGTTTTGGTACCAGGGCCGAGACACGGACAACCCTCGCCGCGCACTTCTCGAGCTAACACAC cgtCGAGCGCAGCAAATTCTCTCCGACGCGAAGACGCAACGGACGGCGGCGAGGAGGTACGCGTGGTGGAGCTGGAGAAAGGTCCCTCGGGCCTGGGGTTCAACATCGTCGGTGGCGAAGACGGGCACGGCATCTACGTTTCTTTCCTGTTGGCCGGCGGACCTGCGGAGAGGTCCGGCGCTCTACGGAGAGGAGACCGTCTGCTCGCAGTCAACGATCTTGACATATCGCACGCCACACACGAACAGGCCGCCAAAGCCCTGAAG aGCACGGGTCAAATTGTTAAATTGACTGTTGTGTATCGTCCACAAGAATACAATAAGTTTGAAGCACGAATCAATGAATTGAAACAACATCATACGCTATTACGGACATCTCAAAAACGATCCTTGTATGTAAG AGCATTATTTGACTACGACCCCATTCGAGACGATGGTCTACCTTCGAGAGGATTGCCGTTTCGATATGGCGATATATTGCATGTTACAAATGCGTCCGATGACGAATGGTGGCAAGCCAG GCTGGGTCAGGATAAAGTGGACACCGATGCTATCGGTATAATTCCTTCGAAACGTCGATGGGAAAGAAAACAGCGGGCACGCGATCGACAAGTTAAATTCCAGGGACAGGGTACACCGGTCAGTACG AGCCAATCCACTCTggaaaggaaaaagaaaactttATCTTTCAGTAGAAAATTCCCATTCATGAAGAGTCGAGAAGACGGCAAATCTGAAGATGGTTCCGATCAAGAAC CTTTCATGCTTTGTTACACGCAGGAGGACGCTAACGCTGACG GTCAAGACGAGACGGTGTTGTCTTACGAAACAGTTCAGCAATTGACGATCGCGTACACTCGGCCCGTGATAATATTGGGCCCATTGAAAGATAGAATAAACGACGACCTCATTTCCGAGTTCCCTGACAAGTTTGGAAGCTGCGTGCCTC ATACGACACGGCCAAGACGCGACTACGAGGTGGACGGGCGGGACTACCACTTCGTGGCCAGCCGCGAGCAGATGGAGCGCGACATACAGAATCACCTGTTCATCGAGGCCGGCCAGTACAACGACAATCTGTACGGAACGTCCGTGGCATCCGTGCGAGAAGTCGCCGAGAAG GGCAAGCATTGCATTTTGGACGTCAGCGGTAACGCAATCAAGAGATTGCAAGTAGCACAACTATTCCCTATTGCCATATTTATCAAACCAAAGAGTGTAGAGTCTATAat GGAAATGAACAAGAGAATGACAGAAGAACAAGCGAAGAAAACTTATGAACGTGCCCTTAAAATGGAGCAAGAATTCGCTGAATATTTTACTg CCGTGGTGACGGGCGACACGCCGGAAGAGATATACTCGAAGGTGAAGGCGGTGATCGCGGCGGAGAGCGGCCCGTCCGTGTGGGTGCCGCGCCGCGAGCCCCTGTGA